TGGTTGAAGACCAAAAATTCCATGTTCACCGAGCAGTGCTTGCTGTATGCTCCCCTGTTTTCGAAGAGATGTTTACATCCGAATTTCAAGGGAACGGCGAAAAAGAGATTCTAATTTCCGGCAAAATGGCGATTGAAATAATGGAGTTGCTTCAAATCATATACCCTTCCGTAGAAGAGAAGTTAACAGAGGAAAATTGTCACCGCCTGTTAAGACTTGCAGATGAATATCAAATGAAGGCTATTGTTCAAAGATGTGAAAATTTCATTGTGAAAATGATGTACAAGTCGAAAAAAGATCCCCTTGTAGAGCTGGTATTTGCACAGACATACAACTTACAGAAATTCAAGCGGGTGTGCATCAACCTAGCTACATTCCTTAGCCTggaagagttgaaaaatcataATGTATATGATCAAATCCATTTTGAGAATATAAAGGACATTATGGAAGGAATGATAGGACGGATACGGTCAGCGAGAGCCGACCCTTGGAGTCAGACCTGCGGCACGGCAGCTAAAGCCGTTACTTTTCCAGTGGCAGGTGTAGGAGGTAACCAGGGTGTATTTCAAGACTTTACGCGACCATGGAAATTTAGCGATGTCGTTCTGGTGGTTGAAGGCCAAAAACTGCATGTTCACCGAGCTGTGCTTGCTGTATGCTCCCCTGTTTTCGAAGAGATGTTTACATCCGAATTTGAAGGGAATGGCGAGAAAGAGATTCCAATTCCCGGCAAAATGGCGAGTGAAATAATGGAGTTGCTTCAAATCATATACCCTTCCGTAGAAGAGAAGTTAACAGAGGAAAATTGTCACCCCCTGTTAAGGCTTGCAGATGAATATCAAATAAAGGCCATTGttcaaaaatgtgaaaatttcatAGTCAAAATGATGAATTTGAACGGGTTGAGAAAGGAGGTCCTTGTAGAGCTGGTA
The genomic region above belongs to Porites lutea chromosome 12, jaPorLute2.1, whole genome shotgun sequence and contains:
- the LOC140953823 gene encoding BTB and MATH domain-containing protein 45-like is translated as MAGVGGNYGESQDFTQPWKFSDVVLVVEDQKFHVHRAVLAVCSPVFEEMFTSEFQGNGEKEILISGKMAIEIMELLQIIYPSVEEKLTEENCHRLLRLADEYQMKAIVQRCENFIVKMMYKSKKDPLVELVFAQTYNLQKFKRVCINLATFLSLEELKNHNVYDQIHFENIKDIMEGMIGRIRSARADPWSQTCGTAAKAVTFPVAGVGGNQGVFQDFTRPWKFSDVVLVVEGQKLHVHRAVLAVCSPVFEEMFTSEFEGNGEKEIPIPGKMASEIMELLQIIYPSVEEKLTEENCHPLLRLADEYQIKAIVQKCENFIVKMMNLNGLRKEVLVELVFAQKYNLQKLKHESIKRAQWLTLEELKNDGVYNQIHEENVKEIMEGMILLLQNPPNVIPFFRPQYSAVKKR